DNA sequence from the Bacteroidota bacterium genome:
GTTTGAGCTCTGTTTTGAGAGATTCCTTCTCACCGCGTTCACGCGACATCACCCACGCGAGCAGATTCACCGCGCCAAGAATCAGCGAACCGCACAGAATCAACCCGACAAGTCCCTGCCCGATGCCGAAGAATATTGCCCCGATACTAATGGCAATGAGCGTATAGGAAATAACAACAAGGCGACGCATATCAAGTGGAATGTCCTGATAAATCTCATCACTCCACAATAAAGAAAAAACCAACGCATCGAACAGCTTCGTCGTGTCAACGGGTGCTTCCATTTTGCGACGGTATTCTTCTTTCTTCTGCGCGATGGCCCGCTTGATCCGATCCCACATGAGATAGACGACACCGGCTATAAAGCAATCTGTCCCGAGTCTGCTCCAGTTTTGTGTGTTTGCTCCTTCGGCGATCGCGCCAAGAAATTCAAACACAATCAACAACTTGATAACGACGATGAGGAATTTCTTGAACTTGACGGGATTGATGCCGGACGGCTCGTTGATGCGGCGGGGAACATCCTTGATGGAGCCGTTTCTGAACGAATCCCTCACGGATGTAGCGGTTTCACGCAACGTGGAGCCTATGTCGTTGGCTTCCTTGCGGGCTGCTTCCAGAACGTTATCAATTTCCTGACGAACCATCTGCTGAGAATATTACTTGTGTTCAGTTTGTACGTAGCCGCTGCACTTCAATACCGGCAACCGGGGGTACTTCGGAAATTGCGGATTGGTACGCGAGAGACTGCAACGATAGAACAGGCTGCCCTTGCTGCTTTCGATGATATCGACGTGCGCGCAACTCGCGCACAGACCAATACGGCTAAACGGGTTGTTTGTTTCTTTCGATGTCACAAGCAGGCGATAGTCGCAGCACACTACGCTTTGGGGGCAGATTGCCACAACGCAAGCCGGCAGCCATCAGGGGTTTCGAATACACCATACCATCCCATACCCTCCACCTCCGTCTTCTTTTCTACGATCTTACCTTTCGCCTTCTTGATCTCCTTCAGTTTTGCGGCAACATCGTCCACTTCGATGTAGACGATTGTCTGGGGGCGTTTTGGCATTTTCTTGACTAACTCGAATCCGCCGTTTGGGTGGCCTCCGGTGTGAAAGAGTGTGTACTTCAGTTCGGGATGATCGGTGAACGTCCAGCCGAAGACAGTGCCGAAGAACTTCTTCGCTTTCTTGATGTTGGTGGTCGGAATTTCTACGTGACCGAAACGATGCATGGGGAGCCTCCTGTTGATTAGAATATCTGAACTAATTCAAGCTTATCGGATTCAACCTATTCCATCATGGGCACTTTCACACCAAACTTCTTTGCATTATCCAGCGCCCGTTCATATCCTGCGTCCGCATGGCGCACGATACCCATACCGGGATCGTACGTCAATACGCGTTGCAGCCGCGCTTCCGCTTCCTTCGTCCCGTCGGCAACGACAACCATTCCTGCATGAATCGAAAGTCCCATCCCCACACCGCCGCCGTGATGCACGCTCACCCAGCTTGCACCGCCGGTTGCGTTGAGCAGCGCGTTAAGAACCGGCCAATCAGCAATGGCGTCACTGCCATCTTTCATCTTCTCTGTTTCCCGGTTGGGAGAAGCAACGGAGCCGCAATCAAGATGGTCGCGGCCTATCACGATCGGCGCCTTTACTTCGCCGCGGGCAACAAGATCATTGAAGATTTTTCCCATCTTCGCTCGCTCGCCGTACCCAAGCCAGCATATGCGGGAGGGAAGGCCTTGGAAGTGAACCTGCTTTTGCGCCTTCTCAATCCACCGACACAGCGGCTTATTGTCGGGAAAGGTTTCCATGACTGCCCTATCGGTTCGGTGGATATCTTCGGGGTCGCCGGACAAAGCCGCCCACCGGAACGGCCCTTTGCCATCGCAAAAAAGGGGACGAATGTACTCCGGCACGAAGCCGGGAATGTCAAACGCATTCTTGAGTCCGTTGGCAAACGCTTCACCGCGGATATTGTTGCCGTAGTCGAACGTTACAGCGCCGCGCTTCTGCAAACCAAGCATCGCTTCAACATGCTCGACAATCGATTGTTGCGCGAGCTTCACGTAGCGTTGCGGATTTGATTTTCTGAGATCGAGAGCTTCTTCATACCTCATATGGGCGGGAACGTAGCCGTTCAGCGTGTCATGCGCTGAAGTCTGATCCGTCAAGACATCGATGTCGATTTTTCGTTCATACAACTCACGAAGCACTTCGGCCGCATTGCCTAGCAGCGCGACGGATTTTGCCTGCTTCAGAGCTTTTGCCGTTTGCAGTGTCAGAAGCGCCTCGTCCAGCGATTCCGACATCTCATCAACATACCCCGTCTTGAGACGTTTCTCGATGCGTGAGCGGTCGACTTCGATGGCCAGACACGCTGCGCCGTTCATTGTCGCCGCAAGTGGCTGAGCGCCGCCCATTCCGCCGAGACCCGCTGTCACAAGAAGCTTTCCGGCAAGCGTTCCGTCGAAATACTTGTCCGCACACGCGGCAAACGTTTCGTACGTTCCCTGCAAAATCCCCTGCGTGCCGATGTAAATCCAGCTTCCGGCAGTCATTTGCCCGTACATTGTAAGCCCGAGCGCCTCAAGGCGACGGAACTCATCCCACGTAGCCCATTGGGGAACGAGCATGGAATTGGAGATGAGAACACGCGGCGCATTCTCATGCGTGCGGAAAACGCCAACGGGCTTTCCGGATTGAATGAGCAGCGTTTCGTCATTTTCCAAACTCTTCAGGCTCTTTACGATTGCATCAAAACAATCCCAGTTGCGCGCGGCCTTGCCGACGCCGCCGTACACAATGAGTTGTTCAGGTCTCTCAGCAACGTCGGGATCAAGATTGTTCATCAGCATCCGCAGGGCGGCTTCTTGAATCCAGCCTTTACAGGAAAGCGTAGTGCCACGCGGTGCTCGGATTGTTCTTTTGCTTTCAGTGACGTGTTCTACTTCTGTCATCATAGTATCCACATAGTCATCATTAGTAATAGAAAGATCCATGAATATCAATTGACTGAAA
Encoded proteins:
- a CDS encoding VOC family protein, whose product is MHRFGHVEIPTTNIKKAKKFFGTVFGWTFTDHPELKYTLFHTGGHPNGGFELVKKMPKRPQTIVYIEVDDVAAKLKEIKKAKGKIVEKKTEVEGMGWYGVFETPDGCRLALWQSAPKA
- the hutU gene encoding urocanate hydratase, translating into MTEVEHVTESKRTIRAPRGTTLSCKGWIQEAALRMLMNNLDPDVAERPEQLIVYGGVGKAARNWDCFDAIVKSLKSLENDETLLIQSGKPVGVFRTHENAPRVLISNSMLVPQWATWDEFRRLEALGLTMYGQMTAGSWIYIGTQGILQGTYETFAACADKYFDGTLAGKLLVTAGLGGMGGAQPLAATMNGAACLAIEVDRSRIEKRLKTGYVDEMSESLDEALLTLQTAKALKQAKSVALLGNAAEVLRELYERKIDIDVLTDQTSAHDTLNGYVPAHMRYEEALDLRKSNPQRYVKLAQQSIVEHVEAMLGLQKRGAVTFDYGNNIRGEAFANGLKNAFDIPGFVPEYIRPLFCDGKGPFRWAALSGDPEDIHRTDRAVMETFPDNKPLCRWIEKAQKQVHFQGLPSRICWLGYGERAKMGKIFNDLVARGEVKAPIVIGRDHLDCGSVASPNRETEKMKDGSDAIADWPVLNALLNATGGASWVSVHHGGGVGMGLSIHAGMVVVADGTKEAEARLQRVLTYDPGMGIVRHADAGYERALDNAKKFGVKVPMME